A portion of the Luxibacter massiliensis genome contains these proteins:
- the recD2 gene encoding SF1B family DNA helicase RecD2, which produces MESVTGYVEHIVFRNEDNGYTVFNLQNEEGELTCVGSFNILSEGDLVEVGGEYVNHSVYGTQLKVSSYKLKEPEDLVSIEKYLGSGAVKGVGPALAGRIVGMFKEDTFRIMEEEPERLAEIKGISERKAREIAEQVEDKKDMRRAMIYLQNYGISTTLAVKIYKYYGTRLYEVLEENPYQLADNIDGVGFKTADEIASRIGIHTDSDFRIRSGIFYTLQQSAAEGHVYLPRETLLLRSCRLLGVEIRDIEKYIMDLCIEKKTVCKDTGNEIRIYAARYYYMELNIARMLHDLNIECNMPEDMMESRLRKVEQKGQISLDPMQHRAVIESIRHGLLILTGGPGTGKTTTINTMIQFFESEGMSILLAAPTGRAAKRMTEATGYEAQTIHRLLEVSGNPEEEGNINGFMRNQQNPLETDVLIIDEMSMVDLPLMQALLSAVVEGTRLILVGDVNQLPSVGPGSVLKDIIVSGKFSVVTLTKIFRQAGESDIVVNAHKIHAGEPVILDNKSKDFFFLKRQEADVIISVVITLIQKKLPQYVEAAPNEIQVMTPTRKGLLGVERLNTILQKYLNPPSPEKAEKEVGQRLFRVGDKVMQIKNNYQLEWEISTKFGLTVDKGAGIFNGDMGVVTEINFYDETLQVEYDEKRKVEYPFEALDELELAYAITVHKSQGSEYPAVIIPLLPGPKMLYNRNLLYTAVTRAKKCLTIVGSDVTFQEMIQNKNEQNRYTSLAERIQEF; this is translated from the coding sequence GTGGAATCGGTTACTGGATATGTGGAACATATTGTGTTCAGAAATGAAGATAATGGTTATACAGTTTTTAATCTGCAGAACGAGGAAGGAGAGCTGACTTGTGTCGGTAGTTTTAATATATTAAGTGAGGGAGATCTGGTTGAAGTTGGGGGAGAATATGTGAATCACAGTGTTTACGGAACCCAGCTCAAAGTAAGCTCTTATAAGCTGAAGGAGCCGGAAGACCTTGTCTCAATCGAAAAGTATCTTGGCTCTGGCGCTGTAAAGGGAGTCGGGCCGGCCCTCGCAGGCCGGATAGTGGGCATGTTTAAAGAAGATACTTTTCGGATCATGGAGGAAGAGCCGGAACGCCTTGCAGAGATTAAAGGAATCAGCGAGCGCAAGGCCCGGGAGATTGCAGAGCAGGTAGAGGATAAAAAGGATATGCGCAGGGCTATGATTTATTTACAAAATTATGGCATATCCACCACCCTGGCCGTGAAAATCTATAAATATTATGGGACAAGGCTTTATGAGGTTCTGGAAGAGAATCCCTATCAGCTGGCGGACAATATTGACGGCGTTGGGTTTAAGACCGCCGATGAGATTGCCTCCAGGATTGGAATACACACAGACTCGGACTTCAGAATACGGAGCGGTATATTTTATACACTGCAGCAGTCAGCAGCCGAGGGGCACGTCTATCTTCCCCGGGAGACGCTTCTTCTGCGCTCATGCCGCCTTCTCGGCGTAGAGATACGGGATATAGAAAAATATATTATGGACCTGTGCATCGAGAAGAAAACTGTATGTAAGGATACGGGAAATGAAATACGTATTTATGCTGCCCGCTACTACTATATGGAGTTGAATATAGCCCGCATGCTGCATGATCTGAATATAGAGTGCAATATGCCTGAGGACATGATGGAGAGCCGGCTGCGCAAAGTGGAGCAGAAGGGGCAGATTTCTCTTGATCCTATGCAGCACAGGGCGGTCATAGAATCTATCAGGCACGGGCTGCTGATTTTGACAGGAGGCCCGGGAACAGGAAAGACCACCACAATCAATACAATGATCCAGTTTTTTGAAAGTGAAGGCATGAGTATTCTCCTTGCTGCACCTACAGGGAGAGCTGCAAAGCGGATGACAGAGGCAACGGGGTATGAAGCACAGACGATACACCGTTTGCTGGAAGTCAGCGGGAATCCTGAGGAGGAAGGAAATATAAACGGTTTCATGCGCAACCAGCAGAATCCACTGGAGACAGATGTACTTATTATAGATGAAATGTCCATGGTAGACCTGCCTCTTATGCAGGCCCTTCTCTCTGCGGTTGTGGAAGGGACCCGCCTAATCTTAGTGGGAGATGTCAATCAGCTGCCTTCAGTAGGGCCGGGCAGCGTGCTGAAAGATATCATTGTCTCCGGTAAGTTTTCTGTGGTGACGCTGACTAAAATATTCCGGCAGGCAGGAGAGAGCGATATAGTAGTGAATGCCCATAAGATTCATGCGGGGGAGCCTGTTATATTGGACAACAAAAGCAAGGATTTTTTCTTTTTAAAAAGGCAGGAGGCAGATGTAATCATCAGTGTAGTCATTACATTGATACAGAAGAAGCTTCCCCAGTACGTAGAGGCGGCCCCCAATGAGATTCAGGTAATGACCCCTACCAGAAAAGGCCTTTTAGGGGTGGAGCGCCTCAATACTATATTACAGAAATATTTGAATCCCCCTTCACCTGAGAAGGCAGAAAAGGAAGTCGGGCAGAGGCTCTTCAGAGTGGGGGACAAGGTAATGCAGATTAAGAATAACTATCAGCTGGAGTGGGAGATCAGCACGAAGTTTGGGCTGACTGTTGATAAGGGAGCCGGGATATTTAATGGAGATATGGGGGTCGTCACAGAAATAAATTTTTATGACGAGACACTGCAGGTAGAATATGACGAAAAGCGCAAAGTTGAATATCCTTTTGAGGCGCTGGATGAGCTGGAGCTGGCCTATGCCATCACCGTGCACAAGTCACAGGGCAGTGAGTATCCCGCAGTGATCATTCCGCTTCTGCCCGGGCCTAAAATGCTGTATAACAGGAACCTTCTCTATACAGCAGTAACAAGAGCAAAAAAATGCCTGACAATTGTGGGGAGTGATGTGACATTTCAGGAGATGATACAAAACAAAAACGAACAGAACCGCTATACAAGCCTGGCAGAGCGTATACAGGAATTTTAA
- a CDS encoding ComF family protein has product MTYDGICPVCRKHIHYIEEPRCMRCGKSLDQEEEEYCRDCGREPGYYEQGYSLWAHRGAVSKAVYDFKYKNKRRYGEVFAAEMAAHFAESLSGWGIQEIIPIPLHRSRRRARGYNQAELLAEGLGRILDIPVQKQALFRVKKTVPQKSLDNKGRTANMRGAFALSGQYQPKASVLLVDDIYTTGSTINGAAKMLRKAGAEKVYFLTISIGQGL; this is encoded by the coding sequence ATTACATATGATGGAATCTGCCCGGTGTGCAGGAAGCATATCCATTACATAGAAGAACCCCGCTGTATGCGCTGCGGCAAAAGCCTGGATCAGGAGGAGGAAGAATATTGCCGGGACTGTGGGAGGGAACCTGGGTATTATGAACAGGGATACAGCCTGTGGGCGCATAGGGGAGCTGTCTCAAAGGCAGTATATGATTTTAAGTATAAGAATAAGAGGCGGTACGGGGAGGTTTTCGCCGCTGAAATGGCGGCACATTTTGCAGAAAGCCTGTCTGGGTGGGGGATCCAGGAGATAATCCCCATCCCTTTGCACAGATCCAGAAGGCGGGCCAGAGGATATAACCAGGCTGAACTTCTGGCTGAAGGGCTGGGGCGTATTTTAGATATACCAGTCCAGAAACAGGCGCTTTTCAGGGTGAAAAAGACGGTTCCCCAGAAAAGCCTTGACAATAAGGGCAGGACTGCAAATATGAGAGGGGCGTTTGCCCTGTCAGGCCAGTACCAGCCAAAGGCCTCAGTGCTGCTGGTTGATGATATTTATACAACAGGGAGTACGATCAATGGAGCTGCAAAAATGCTGAGAAAAGCGGGAGCGGAAAAAGTGTATTTTTTGACTATAAGCATTGGACAAGGACTCTAG
- the cdaA gene encoding diadenylate cyclase CdaA, protein MEQWIRNFFENYVSDMYFPNVHLTDIIEIIIVAVIVYEIMRWIKNTKAWMLLRGMLVLALFILVAAILKMHTILFLAKESINVLAIAAVVVFQPELRRALEKLGEKNLLNNINLFDRSRENQRFTDETVQSLVKACFDMGSVCTGALIVIEQAIRLTEYEMTGIELDCKVSSQVLLNIFEHNTPLHDGAIIVRGNRIASATCYLPLSDNMQISKELGTRHRAALGMSEVSDALVIVVSEETGQVSVAMGGQLARGVTQEYLTARLSQIQYRMSEGKRFTIRKGRQRNDEI, encoded by the coding sequence ATGGAACAATGGATTAGGAATTTCTTTGAGAATTATGTGAGCGACATGTATTTTCCAAATGTACACCTTACTGATATTATAGAAATTATTATTGTAGCGGTTATTGTGTACGAAATCATGCGTTGGATTAAGAATACAAAAGCATGGATGCTGCTGCGGGGCATGCTTGTGCTGGCGCTGTTTATCCTAGTTGCCGCTATACTTAAGATGCATACCATACTTTTCCTGGCAAAGGAATCGATTAATGTACTGGCCATTGCGGCTGTGGTGGTTTTCCAGCCGGAACTGCGCAGGGCCCTGGAAAAGCTGGGTGAGAAAAACCTGCTGAATAATATTAACCTATTTGACAGAAGCAGGGAGAATCAAAGATTTACGGATGAGACAGTACAGAGCTTGGTAAAGGCTTGTTTTGATATGGGGAGCGTCTGTACAGGGGCCCTGATAGTTATTGAGCAGGCGATCCGCCTGACGGAGTATGAGATGACAGGTATTGAGCTGGACTGTAAAGTTTCATCTCAGGTATTGCTGAATATATTTGAGCATAATACACCGCTCCATGACGGGGCCATCATAGTGAGGGGGAACAGAATTGCATCTGCGACCTGCTACCTTCCGCTTTCCGATAATATGCAGATTAGTAAGGAGCTGGGAACCCGGCACAGGGCGGCTTTGGGCATGAGCGAGGTAAGTGACGCCCTGGTCATTGTCGTTTCCGAAGAAACCGGGCAGGTTTCTGTAGCTATGGGAGGACAGCTTGCCAGAGGGGTTACGCAGGAATACCTTACTGCCAGGCTGAGCCAGATCCAGTATAGGATGTCAGAAGGGAAGCGGTTTACTATACGGAAAGGACGGCAGAGGAATGATGAAATATAA
- a CDS encoding HPr family phosphocarrier protein — MVSQKVTIKNPTGLHLRPAGLFCKTAMQYGSKISVEKKRKHEEVTANAKSVLSVLGACIKSGDEINIICEGDDEEEALREMVRIVEDGLGE; from the coding sequence ATGGTCAGCCAAAAAGTTACAATTAAAAATCCGACTGGCCTGCATCTAAGGCCGGCAGGTTTGTTTTGCAAGACCGCTATGCAGTATGGCAGTAAGATTAGTGTGGAAAAGAAACGGAAACACGAAGAAGTGACTGCAAATGCAAAAAGTGTGCTGAGTGTTTTGGGAGCGTGTATTAAAAGCGGCGATGAGATTAACATTATCTGCGAGGGGGACGATGAGGAGGAGGCCCTCAGGGAGATGGTGCGTATTGTGGAGGATGGCCTGGGCGAGTAG
- a CDS encoding CdaR family protein, with amino-acid sequence MMKYKFTNNLGLKIMALVFAAFLWLIVVNIDDPVESATFRNIPVTVQNTEIVTNEGKVYRILDDTQSVSVIVRAKRSVLSKLSSSSIVATADMSQMQIESLVPITATLPGYDGRYTAEATPNNLKVKIEDQTKNAIPLTVSVSGTPRDGYVVGEMTTNPEKITVRGSESLVSSIDKAVAKVDVSGLSKTSVLQAELVYYDGNGNVVDKTQLSDNLGDEGVTVNVQILNTKDVGLEFGVSGEPKEGYIFSSITSEPEKVQVCGTAEALAEVDILEIPASEVDISGVSEKQEITVDILPYLPDGIQLVDETANNVVVTVTIEPEGARTIELPVEAVRVNNLQDNLKVSFDSQTDIELQFKGPQEALSTLDVRNAASIDLKAYTKPGEYEVPVNVEVPSGITLTKKLTVKVTLTEKTDSTEAEDE; translated from the coding sequence ATGATGAAATATAAATTTACGAATAATCTTGGACTTAAGATTATGGCTCTGGTATTTGCCGCATTCCTCTGGCTGATCGTTGTGAATATAGACGATCCGGTGGAGTCCGCTACTTTCCGCAATATACCTGTGACAGTACAGAACACAGAGATTGTAACGAATGAGGGAAAGGTATACAGAATCCTGGATGACACACAGTCAGTCAGCGTAATTGTAAGGGCAAAGCGTTCCGTCTTATCTAAACTGTCGAGCAGCAGCATTGTGGCAACAGCAGACATGAGCCAGATGCAGATTGAATCACTGGTGCCAATTACTGCTACATTGCCAGGTTACGATGGACGATATACAGCGGAAGCCACTCCCAACAATCTAAAAGTTAAAATTGAAGACCAGACGAAGAATGCCATTCCTCTTACCGTCAGTGTCTCGGGTACGCCCAGGGACGGATATGTTGTAGGAGAGATGACAACAAATCCAGAAAAGATCACAGTACGTGGCTCTGAGTCCCTTGTATCAAGTATCGATAAAGCTGTGGCCAAGGTAGATGTCTCGGGACTGTCTAAGACTAGTGTCCTGCAGGCCGAATTGGTTTATTATGACGGGAATGGAAATGTAGTTGATAAGACTCAGCTGTCTGATAATCTTGGAGATGAAGGCGTTACTGTGAATGTCCAGATATTAAATACAAAAGATGTAGGCCTGGAGTTTGGAGTTTCTGGTGAACCAAAGGAAGGATATATATTCAGCTCCATTACAAGTGAGCCTGAGAAAGTCCAGGTCTGCGGGACAGCGGAAGCTCTGGCAGAAGTTGATATACTGGAGATTCCTGCATCAGAAGTCGATATAAGCGGTGTGTCAGAAAAACAGGAAATAACAGTAGATATACTTCCGTATCTTCCAGACGGCATTCAGCTTGTGGATGAGACAGCCAATAATGTTGTGGTGACAGTTACTATTGAGCCGGAAGGGGCCAGGACCATAGAGCTTCCTGTAGAGGCTGTGCGGGTGAATAACCTTCAGGACAATTTAAAAGTATCCTTTGATTCACAGACAGATATTGAGCTGCAGTTTAAAGGCCCCCAGGAGGCCTTGAGCACTCTGGATGTCAGAAATGCGGCTTCTATAGATTTAAAAGCATATACGAAACCTGGGGAATATGAGGTTCCTGTCAATGTGGAAGTGCCATCGGGTATTACCTTGACCAAGAAGCTGACAGTCAAAGTCACACTGACAGAAAAAACAGATTCAACAGAAGCAGAGGATGAATAA
- the mreB gene encoding rod shape-determining protein: protein MSVDIGIDLGTASVLVYVKGKGVVLKEPSVVAFDRDTNVIKAIGEEARLMLGRTPGNIIAVRPLRQGVISDYTVTEKMIKYFVQKSLGKRTFKKPRISICVPSGVTEVEKKAVEEATFAAGAREVHLIEEPVAAAIGAGIDISKPCGNMIVDIGGGTADIAVISLGGTVVNTSIKIAGDDFDEAIVRYMRKKHNLLIGERTAEDIKIKIGTTYPLVEEETMEVRGRNLVTGLPKTVTVTSSETEEALREATGQIVEAVIAVLEKTPPELSADILDRGIVLTGGGAMLRGLEELIEEKTGIHTMTAEDPMKVVAIGTGQFVEFMSGRKDF from the coding sequence ATGTCTGTAGATATTGGGATAGATTTAGGCACAGCCAGCGTGCTTGTGTATGTAAAGGGGAAGGGGGTCGTACTCAAAGAGCCATCTGTGGTGGCTTTTGACAGGGATACCAACGTGATTAAGGCTATCGGGGAGGAAGCACGTCTGATGCTGGGGAGAACACCAGGCAATATTATCGCTGTCCGCCCCCTCCGCCAGGGTGTGATTTCCGACTATACGGTGACAGAGAAGATGATTAAGTACTTTGTACAGAAGTCCCTGGGAAAAAGAACTTTTAAGAAACCACGGATCAGCATATGTGTCCCCAGCGGCGTTACAGAAGTTGAGAAAAAGGCCGTGGAAGAAGCGACCTTTGCTGCCGGGGCCAGGGAAGTACATTTGATTGAAGAGCCGGTAGCCGCTGCAATCGGCGCGGGAATCGACATCTCCAAGCCCTGCGGCAATATGATTGTGGACATAGGCGGTGGGACGGCGGATATCGCTGTGATCTCACTGGGAGGCACTGTAGTCAATACCTCAATCAAGATTGCGGGGGATGATTTTGATGAGGCGATTGTCAGATATATGCGTAAAAAACATAATCTGCTGATAGGGGAGCGTACAGCAGAGGATATTAAGATTAAAATAGGGACAACATATCCTCTTGTAGAAGAGGAGACGATGGAAGTCAGGGGGCGCAATTTGGTCACAGGACTCCCAAAGACAGTGACAGTGACCTCCTCCGAGACAGAGGAAGCGCTGAGGGAAGCCACAGGGCAGATTGTGGAGGCGGTCATTGCAGTTTTGGAAAAGACGCCGCCGGAACTGTCAGCAGATATTTTGGACAGAGGGATTGTGCTGACTGGCGGAGGGGCGATGCTTAGGGGCCTGGAAGAGCTGATAGAAGAAAAGACAGGCATTCATACAATGACTGCGGAGGATCCGATGAAAGTAGTAGCTATCGGAACCGGGCAGTTTGTAGAGTTTATGAGCGGCAGAAAAGATTTCTAA